DNA sequence from the Hemibagrus wyckioides isolate EC202008001 linkage group LG20, SWU_Hwy_1.0, whole genome shotgun sequence genome:
ctgtacacacacacactgatacacagcactgtacacactcacactgatacacagcactgtacacacacacactgatacacagcactgtacacacacacactgatacacagcactgtacacacacacacacactgatacacagcactgtacacacacacacacacacacactgatacacagcactgtacacacacactgatacacagcactgtacacacacacacacactgatacacagcactgtacacacacacacacactgatacacagcactgtacacacacacacacacacactgatacacagcactgtacacacacacacacactgatacacagcactgtacacacacacacactgatacacagcactgcacacacacactgatacacagcactgcacacacacacacacacacacacacactgatacacagcactgtacacacacacactgatacacagcactgcacacacacacacacatgctgataaacagcactgtacacacacacacacacacactgataaacagcactgcacacacacacacacactgatacacagcactgatacacagcactgtacacacacacacacacacactgatacacagcactgtacacacacacacacacacactgatacacagcactgcacacacacacacacacacacacacacactgatacacagcactgtacacacacacacacactgatacacagcactgtacacacacacacactgatacacagcactgtacacacacactgatacacagcactgtacacacacacacacacacacacactctcatacacagcactgtacacactcacactgatacacagcactgcacacacacacacacacacacacacactgatacacagcactgtacacacacacacacacacactgatacacagcactgtacacacacacacacacacagataaacagcactgcacacacacacacacacacactctgatacacagcactgtacacacacacactgatacacagcactgtacacacacacactgatacacagcactgtacacacacacactgatacacagcactgtacacacacacactgatacacagcactgtacacacacacactgatacacagcactgtacacacacactgatacacagcactgtacacacacacacacacacacacacactgatacacagcactgtacatacacacacacacacacactctgatacacagcactgtacacacacacactgatacacagcactgtacacacacacacactgatacacagcactgtacacacacacacacacacacacacactgatacacagcactgtacacacacacacactgatacacagcactgtacacacacacacacactgatacacagcactgtacacacacacacacacacacactgatacacagcactgtacacacacactgatacacagcactgtacacacacacacacactgatacacagcactgtacacacacacacacacacactgatacacagcactgtacacacacacacactgatacacagcactgtacacacacacacacacacacacacactgatacacagcactgtacacacacacacacacacactctgatacacagcactgtacacacacacactgatacacagcactgtacacacacacacactgatacacagcactgtacacacacacacacactgatacacagcactgtacacacacacacacacacacactgatacacagcactgtacacacacacactgatacacagcactgtacacacacactgatacacagcactgtacacacacacacacacactgataaacagcactgatacacacacactgatacacagcactgacactagagactccttactcacatcacacacacacaaaaaggaaACGATGAGGTATGAGATAAGATATAAGAGCAAGTGAAAAGAGAATTAATGAACACCCTgaacactgaccaatcagaactcagcagctctgtaagctcctcctcctgatGCTGTAAAGTCCTGCTAGACTGAACTGAAGTGTTTTTAGTATTTTGTGAGGTTAAGATGTTTTAATAAGAAGGTGTTGTCTGGTCCATCTGATGCTCAGAACAATAAAAAGCAGAGAATAAATGTCAGacgcttttattttttttcatcatttaatAAAATCCAGTGAACAAATAAAACCTTTCGGATCGACAGACAGGATAATGTGTCCCTGGATACAGAGAAGATGCTGCCTttataaaacacaacactgaccggATTTGATGGACACACAGTGCCGAGGAGATGTCTGAAAGATCAAATCTGAACCATATTAAAGATCTGAATATGATCAGAAAGAGAATCTGTCTGTGCATAAGTCTGAATataaagtaaacacacacacatacagaggagtccaagaaattgtttttattaatctttaaaaaaatttttgttAAAGTATATTTATCAGTTATTCATCCAGAGCAGgatgttcttactgtgtgtgtgtgtgttgcttaagAAGCTGCCTCATGCATTATTCATGTCTGCCTCCCACCAGTGCATTTCTTACCTGACACTTCATGATCCAATTAGGCCTGAAAATGACTCTGTttgtacagggtgtgtgtgtgtgtgtgtgtgtgtgtttgaagataACACTTGTGTAACGGCAGCGCTTCAGATCTTTAAAGCATTGAATGTTGAAGTGTTGAAtgtgtgatgagatgaatgGATGTGGATACGGAAAATAAGCTTACGCgatcagtatacacacacacacacacacacacacacttacactcgaCTGCACATCTTAATATgcctgtgtgtgatgtacagacaTTTCTTTGGTGCTGCAGTGATTTCACTCTCTGAGGGATTTTGAATGAAACAGAATTGGTGTCAAAGCAtaacgtgtgtatgtgtgtgtgtgtgtgtgtgtgtgttctttcaaGCTTATATAGTGAAATGCCATGTTATACTTCCTTCACTTTAATTGGCACATAGCCAAGTCCTCTTCACTGTATGTGActagcacagaggccacacctccctcacttgCACCatataggccacaccccctacaCTGTAATTTTTatatagaccacacctccttcattgtgaTTTAtatacaggccacacctccttcattgtaATGCATatatagaccacacctccttcactgtaatttgtatacagaccacacctccttcactgtaatttACATACAGACCACAACTCCTTCACTGTAATTTGTatacagaccacacctccttcactgtaatttACATATAGATCACACCTCCTTCGCCAGACAAACCTGCACAGAGGCCAGGTAGACTGAGACTGGtacatagaccacacctccttcactgagactggtacataggccacaccgccttcactgagactggtacataagccacaccttcttcactgagactggtatataggccacacctccttcactgagactggtatataggccacacctccttcactgagacaggtacataggccacacttccttcactaagactggtacataggccacacccccttcactgtaATTTATATacaggccacatctccttcacctTAATTTATatacagaccacacctcctcactGTAATTTATatacagaccacacctcctcactGTAATTTATatacagaccacacctcctcactgtaatgtatatacaGACCACACATCCTTCACTGTAATTTAtatacaggccacacctccttcaccagaCTAACCTCTACATAGGCCAGGTAGACTGAGACTGGTACAtagaccacaccttcttcactgagattgGTACATAGGTCACACCTCTGCTGTAACTGgcataaaggccacacctccttcactgagactggtatataggccacacctccttcactgagactggtacatagaccacaccttcttcactgagactggtatataggccacacctccttcactgagaccggtatataggccacacctccttcactgagacaggtacataggccacacttccttcactaagactggtATATAGGCCACACATCCTTCACTGTAATTTAtatacaggccacacctccttcactgtaatttATATacaggccacatctccttcactgtaatgtatatacagaccacacctccttcactgtaatttatatacagaccacacctcctcactgtaatgtatatacaGACCACACATCCTTCACTGTAATTTAtatacaggccacacctccttcactgtaatttatatacagaccacacctcctcactgtaatgtatatacagaccacacctccttcactgtaatttatatacagaccacacctcctcactgtaatgtatatacaGACCACACATCCTTCACTGTAATTTGtatacaggccacacctccttcaccagaCTAACCTCTACATAGGCCAGGTAGACTGAGACTGGTACAtagaccacaccttcttcactgagattgGTACATAGGTCACACCTCTGCTGTAACTGgcataaaggccacacctccttcactgagactggtatataggccacacctccttcactgagactggtacatagaccacaccttcttcactgagactggtatataggccacacctccttcactgagaccggtatataggccacacctccttcactgagactggtatataggccacacttccttcactaagactggtatataggccacacctccttcactgtaatttatatacaggccacacctccttcactgtaatttATATacaggccacatctccttcactgtaatgtatatacagaccacacctccttcactgtaatttatatacagaccacacctcctcactGTAATTTATatacagaccacacctcctcactgtaatgtatatacaGACCACACATCCTTCACTGTAATTTATatacagaccacacctcctcactgtaatgtatatacagaccacacctccttcactgtaatttatatacagaccacacctcctcactgtaatgtatatacaGACCACACATCCTTCACTGTAATTTAtatacaggccacacctccttcaccagaCTAACCTCTACATAGGCCAGGTAGACTGAGACTGGTACAtagaccacaccttcttcactgagattgGTACATAGGTCACACCTCTGCTGTAACTGGCataaaagccacacctccttcactgaaagtGACAGTCACAAAGCCACGCTTCTTAGTTGAATTTAATGGTAAAGGAAACGATAATGAAAGAGCTCAGCAGTCTGGCTGTAAGATGTAAGATGCTCAAGGTCCAGGCTATTGACAGATAACATGACTTCAAACACAATGAGAGAAGCTCTGAGCGAGAAATGAAGAAAACTGAAAAGCTTTTTCCCTGTTAGTCCAGCGGCTCTGTCCCGTTCGCATTATCTGATCTCACTCTTAACACACCGGAAAATATTCCACGCTCACGTTAATCTAAATATCTCCACCTACATAATCAACTAATTTCTGTCTGCATTTATTTGATCAAATCTGATTTACACAAAGACGTCAGCGACAGTCTCAGCATTAGCATTAGAGCAGAAATCAAAACACGATTGATTAGTTTTCAATAACAGCAAccctgacagtagtgcagctccAAAATCACAGGATTATTGTGATGATATTAATGCACTCCCTCTAATACgttattatttctatagcaacagctcattcacatggACGTGTACAGCTGATGCTTTATTTGAATTTGAGGATCTGGACAGAGGAATACATCACctgaggacatgctgttataggctgttattataaaataatcaacttcaggatGGTGAAAGTAACTCCGCTTCACTGTTAGGTATTTATTAAACATGATTACTGGACCATCGTCTCCACATGAATCGCCTGGAATGTTGTTAAAGTCCAAACATCACGCTGTTGTTAAGAACAGAGAATAAAAAGTGAACTCTTTGTCCTTGGCACTTGGAGATTGTCAGATTCATTTCTGCGTTCGGAAAATAACTATTCACAGCGAAGGCCGTGAAGATCATTCAGAAGCGCAAGGGAAAAGAAATCAAATCTGTGCTTTAGTGTTATATTTTCAGCTCTTATTattcacatttcatttattacttcattacttTGTTTTGGTTCTTCAAAAGATGAGGCACAAGCAATCACAGCGACATTTCTAAAGCTTAGCAAGAAACTCATACAAAGCAGGAAACACCTCTAAAACTGGCAAATTCTCCAAAAATCCTCCTGTTGCATTGTGGGAAGCTTCAGAGAAATTCACCAGGAATGGCAAACCATCCAAAAATTCCATGACCGTGGATGGATTTAGCCTGCATTCGCGCTTAAAAATAGTCAAGGAGCTCACCATATGTAACTATAGCAACACCCTCACCAGTCTAGCTAGTACAGACTGATTAACTAGCCTAGCTTGCTAACTAGATTTGATTTATCATCAGAAATTAAGATGACTTAGAGTGCTGGATATAGCATTCAGAGTGTTAGCATGAACTCGTGCTAGCTGAATGCTGAATTCATCTCACACTGTAATCTGTACAAAAAAATTTGAAAGTGATTAATTTGTTCATCTATCTTAAGCTTTACTTAGAAAAAAAGTGTGATAATTCatcatgtatttatgtaaacaGATCATCTACATGCTAATTCTTGCTTTCTAGCTTGCTAGTTTCCATCACtagttagcattagctgctGAAGAGGTTCCTCAAGGCGAGGTTGAGGTTCTGCTTTGTGTATCTGAGCTATTATAAGTAACCCTTTATGTACACATGATAATCTGTGTCAGCGTGATGCTAGTGTGTGATCATTGATCAGCGCTGCTTGTTGAAGAGGTTCCTGAAGGCGCTGTTGTAGTTCTTGTTAAAAGCCGTGTAGATGAGCGGGTTGAAGAAGGAGTTGGAGTAGCCGAGCCAGAGGAAGATGCTCTTCCAGGTTGGCGGTATATGCCAGGAGAAGAGAGGTGTGATCAGCTCGGTCAGGAAGAAGGGGATCCAGCAGAGGACGAAGACGCCGATCAGGATTCCGACCATCAGCGCAGCACGACGTTCCTTCTGCTCCCGCCAcgtctcgctgtctgtctggaAGGTCACGGTGGCGTGACGGACCGCAAACGCCGTCTGAGGACGCTGCCGATTCGCCTCTTTTGACTGTAgtccaaaatataaaaaacagaaCTTCTCAGTGATGCAGAGAACATCTGCTACAACACTCCTCACTTTTATCCCAAAGCTCCCTGCTAGCTACCTCTATATGAAAAGAACAATTAGCTAGCGGAAAATTAGTTAGCGTTGTCTTAGCATCTAATTACTGATTCTAATTTAGGGTTTGAATTAATTTCTCTTCCTTATGCAATCATTTAGCTGAGACTTGCAGCTAATAAAGTAATGTAGAAGGTTAAGTCCATTTACGATCTCAAGAAGAATCTGAAAATTAAATATTCTCCACAGAGAAAAATGAGCTGTAAGAAAACCACAAACTGTattattgtcaattttttcgatattaaaaatttaaaaagactGAAAGTAAAAGAATCGTCTGTATTCTGCTGCCTTCCTGATGTTTCTAAGCAGCATATGACCCTGTGATATGATTTATGCCTctgcaataacaataataactctTTAATACTGTGAAATCTAATATAACTGAGTATTTGCACATTTGTGTTACTCTGTAAGTAAAAAAACCCAATGGATTTGTGACATGACGGAGAACCTTGAGCTCCTCAgaggaaacaaaaaaatccttttAGCCTCTGCAGCCTGTCATTTCTCTCGAGAACCGAGGACATGTCACTTGTTCAGGGCGAACAGACCGGACGCTGTTTGACTTAAAGGACTCCTTGGAGACGTCGTGGCCTATTAACAGCCTGCAATAAGCCACTGAAGCGATTTCTAATGAGGTCGCAATACCAGGAATgttaactgaaataaaaacctaTTTCCTTCACCAGCTTAAGtaagaatattttaatgaagGGTTTACATCATTCTTCCAGGAGTCGTAAATCTAGTGCTGTAATTTAAATGCCAGGAAGTTTTCTACGGCCCAGTGCAACTGGGGAAGATCCTCAGAGAAGTTCAGAAACGTCTACAACTGCATTTCCCATCATAAAGGGATTAGTGTTGTTAAACTGACCCCTGCATGattgtgtgaaggtgtgtttaAGGTGTGATGGATTGTCGTCCCACCAGTGGCGTATTCCCCGTGTTCCGGAGTTTAACCTCCAGATCCACCGCCACTCTGACCAGGATTAAAGTGCTAATGAAGgtgatgaatgactgaatgaatgaatgaaccttGGGAATAACTGTGGACACTTTCATTGGTCAGACTTGCCTGCAAGCATTTCAGGTAAACAGAAGGTAACACAAACCTCCACAGCCTCTGGAGCCGGAGTAACGGTGTTCTTCTTGGATCCGATGCGAAATTTGGCCGCTTTATAGATCTTCCAGTAGACGAACAGCACGACACAGAGCGGCAGATAGAACGCTCCAAAGGTGGAGAAGATGGTGTAGGATGGCTCCTGGCTCACCTGGCACTCCATCGCTTCCTCCGAGTACGTCTCTCCCCATCCAAACTGCGGCGAGAAGGAGATGATAGACGAGAGCATCCACGTCAGTCCGATCATCACATTGGAGATCCTCTTGCGTCTCTTCAGAGTGTACTCCAGGTGTCGTGTGATGGACCAGTAGCGATCGAGCGCGATGGCGGTAACATTCCAGATACTGGCAGTGCAGCAGAGAACGTCGAAGGAGATCCACATCTGACAGAGAGCTCGCCCGAGGATCCACCGGCGGCCATACAGCTCCCGGACGAGGCTCAGGGGCATCACGAGTCCGGCCACCATCACGTCCGAGATGGCCATGGAGGCCACCAGGTTGTGAGGAACACGATGAAAAGTGCGGACCCTTAGGATGGTCACGAGGACCAGCATGTTCCACATGAATGTGGCCAAAACCAGCATGGCAAGCAGGGTGAAGGTCAGGACGCTGAACACCGTCACGGGTCTGTTCAGGTTTCCATGAAGCGAGCTGTGATTGGACGAGGTGGAGATGCTGAAATTGGACATCCTCGGACGTGTTTGCGAAGCTTAACTAAAACAGAATTCCTCACAACTGCAACAAGCAAAGCAAAAGAAAGTTAGATCAGGGGTACAGTTATAGGCAGAGGGTTAGACGTAGAGGTGACGGATCTAGAAACGAGAATTTCGGCAGAGTAATTTAGTGTGTCGAGTAACAGCGAGAAGCCTGGTCTCTGCGTGGAGTTTACGGATATCAGCATCCttgctgaatgtgtgtgagagtgtgtgagagtaagtcTTTCCTAAGCTTTCGTCTCATCTGCACACTCCACATATGCATTTTGATGCACAACCTGCTGGGAGAAAAAGTGAGCTtttgatgatttatttatgattaaaaaggcttacatttatatttcaggCTCAGGTCTTTCAAATGACTCATGAACAACTTGGAGAGAATCTCCTTACTCTGATGCCTACTAAAAGCACACAGTGGAACCTCAACGTCTGAGCTCCTGATCTCCTGCACGCTGGCGTCACAGCAGAGCACCGGGTTCAtgtgggttctccggtttcctcccacctcagAACAacatgctgatgatgatgctaCATTGAACCCTGGGTGTAAATTGATGTGCCCAATTCATGGATCATGAaaaagaagatatttttaatatttcacacCGTGTTCTCTGATGCTCCTGAATTGGATTCCGTTTGGATCAGGTTTGGATAATTGGCACTTCTGAGGAAGCCACTCTGAACACGGCTAAGTAGTTAAGGAAGTAATTAAACTACAGATGGCGTATATGATGTTAATGATATGGGGCTGATACGTGTTTCACTCGAAATTCAGCTAATGAACTCAACACATGATTGCTTTTCtaaaatgaaatgtgtttttttaagcTCTGGTGCAAGGATGGAAAGATAAATCAAGTCAGtacacaaaatgtaaaatactgcacTGTATCCCTAGACTGGCATTAAGGATTTTATTAATACacctatattgccaaaggtttggggacgtctgcctttacctgcacatgaatgtaatatggagttgtcccgccctttgcagatataacagcttcaactcttctgggaagactttccacaaggtttaggagtgtgtttatgggaattttttttatggcgcatttgtgaggtcaggcactgatgttggactggAAGTTTGTGACTGGATGTTTGtgaggtctggctcacagtctcctctctaattcatcccaaaggtgttctatggggttgaggtcaggactctgtgcaggccagtcaagttcctccacaccaaactcactcatccatgtctttatggaccttgctttggtcactggtgtgcagtcatgttggaacaggaaggggtcatccccaaactgttcccacaaagagcatgaaattgtccaaaatgtcttggtatgaagctgaagcattaagagttcctttcactggaactaaggggccgagcccaacccctgaaaaacaacacctgaactcaatgatctggaggggtgtcccaatacttttggcgaTATAGTGTAAATGTAGTGTCCAGTACACCACAGGTAATGGTGATGGCAGGAATGACTTCCTGTGACACTCCTAATGAAGCTCCAggcttgattttattttaaagactaCAACAAAAGGCTTAATCAAAGAGTGATTAAACCTCATTAAAAGTGGAATAATCACTTTAAGTCCATGACCATAAAGTTCAAACATTACTACATAAGGAGCTTAGAAACGCTCAAGGTTGCTTAGTTACTTAAACCCCAGGAGAAATTCTTGATGCCGTGCCAAACACGCAGCAACAACATCAGCTCTGGATCTGAATAACTGAACACCAGCGCAGGATGCTTATATATCAGACATCTACatgtgaatatatatgtatgtgtgtatatttgtaatatatatatatatatatatatgtatgtatacaatGTCAAAGAAATCCTTATATAAAACAGATCAGAATTATAGCTGTATATCATATGTGCTAATTGATAAATAAACACTCGCACATGAACCTTTATGTTTTGTACTATTTACTGTTGGTTTGCAAAAAATGCTGAAATATAATTACAGCAAACGTCCATTCATTTCTACACTGAGTGTAAATTACACCTCTTTCTTTACACACATCCCTG
Encoded proteins:
- the htr5aa gene encoding 5-hydroxytryptamine (serotonin) receptor 5A, genome duplicate a; this encodes MSNFSISTSSNHSSLHGNLNRPVTVFSVLTFTLLAMLVLATFMWNMLVLVTILRVRTFHRVPHNLVASMAISDVMVAGLVMPLSLVRELYGRRWILGRALCQMWISFDVLCCTASIWNVTAIALDRYWSITRHLEYTLKRRKRISNVMIGLTWMLSSIISFSPQFGWGETYSEEAMECQVSQEPSYTIFSTFGAFYLPLCVVLFVYWKIYKAAKFRIGSKKNTVTPAPEAVESKEANRQRPQTAFAVRHATVTFQTDSETWREQKERRAALMVGILIGVFVLCWIPFFLTELITPLFSWHIPPTWKSIFLWLGYSNSFFNPLIYTAFNKNYNSAFRNLFNKQR